The proteins below come from a single Jaculus jaculus isolate mJacJac1 chromosome 12, mJacJac1.mat.Y.cur, whole genome shotgun sequence genomic window:
- the LOC123453587 gene encoding putative protein FAM90A23P — MGPEHRRAMRTPNVPRHLRASEREKVPPRVEEDPSEKCRDCGAFGHTSRSRRCPIKRWEGAMAPQPLGSRRDKENRDTRQTQRPQNSGIITHCERQKGQAKRQEEQHRTAYCQNVPMQSLRRKQQSQHATRLRSINTHVQTPELDVIQTSQPLMRKSEESSLCPVVPPRKSHDGKTFFPLGKCGVPNPTVSGVPKAAVQRRSKNPALESVTPERHSLEQCHEASEIHGTGQALHTTSATKIPDGKAQHSLCPLAQTTGQFANHSIWTPGKRPSQVPIKLCQNPPKVQRLNSPEANEASSGSPSVQPLQVTQFLPQVSPKVQGRIPAEDRSSAQQLPNHRVHLNSPHACSQAHAPSSSSSSVPRPPIRMLFTRVQNDCWSSRFLSPSPVDPPEKQALPAKNQTFLQKSESPCIQVPLSVLYEDLQVSSSSEESD, encoded by the exons ATGGGGCCAGAGCACCGCCGAGCCATGCGAACTCCCAATGTGCCCAGACACCTCAGAGCCTCCGAACGGGAGAAGGTGCCCCCGCGAGTGGAGGAGGATCCGAGC GAGAAGTGCAGGGATTGTGGGGCCTTCGGCCACACGTCCAGAAGCAGGAGGTGTCCCATCAAGCGCTGGGAAGGGGCTATGGCCCCACAGCCTCTCGGCtcaagaagagacaaagagaatcgGGACACCCGGCAGACCCAGAGGCCCCAGAACTCAGGCATCATAACTCactgtgagagacagaaaggacagGCAAAGAG GCAAGAAGAGCAACACAGGACAGCTTACTGCCAGAATGTGCCCATGCAATCCCTCAGGAGGAAACAGCAGAGCCAG CATGCAACGAGGCTAAGGTCCATTAACACACATGTTCAGACACCAGAGCTAGACGTCATTCAAACCAGCCAGCCACTTATGAGGAAGTCTGAGGAGAGTTCCCTGTGCCCTGTTGTGCCTCCTAGAAAGAGTCATGATGGCAAAACCTTCTTCCCTCTTGGGAAGTGCGGCGTTCCGAATCCCACTGTCAGTGGTGTTCCCAAGGCAGCGGTTCAGAGAAGGAGCAAGAACCCTGCCTTAGAGAGCGTGACCCCAGAGCGTCACTCCCTAGAGCAGTGTCACGAGGCTTCTGAAATTCATGGAACTGGCCAGGCGCTTCACACGACATCTGCAACCAAGATCCCTGATGGGAAAGCACAGCACAGCCTCTGTCCCCTTGCTCAGACAACCGGACAATTTGCAAATCACAGTATCTGGACACCAGGCAAGAGACCAAGTCAGGTTCCCATCAAGCTTTGCCAAAATCCTCCTAAAGTTCAGAGACTCAACTCTCCAGAGGCCAATGAGGCCAGCTCTGGCAGTCCTTCAGTGCAGCCACTCCAAGTCACGCAATTCCTGCCCCAAGTGTCACCTAAAGTGCAGGGCAGAATTCCCGCCGAGGATCGCAGCTCTGCCCAACAGCTGCCAAACCACAGAGTTCATCTGAATTCTCCTCATGCCTGCTCTCAGGCCCATGCCCCATCATCATCTTCAAGTTCTGTTCCCAGACCACCCATCAGAATGCTATTCACCAGAGTGCAAAATGACTGCTGGAGCAGCaggttcctctctccttcccctgtgGATCCTCCTGAAAAGCAGGCACTCCCTGCAAAGAACCAAACCTTCCTGCAGAAATCTGAGAGTCCCTGCATCCAGGTCCCACTGAGTGTCCTCTATGAAGATCTGCAGGTGTCCTCTTCCTCAGAGGAGAGTGACTAA